ATCTCTCTTccccctgccccctccctccctatGTAAACCTAATACCActtcccccaaaaaaaagcTTCATAAAGTAATATCACTCTCTATTTCCCCAATCCAtccctttctttcccttctcaaTCATCCATGATATCTCTTTCTACATGCATGacaccccacccccagcccTGGTTACCCTTCTTCATGAGGtcaagaaaacaaaacaacccaaaTCTAGTCTGTAGCCCAACCGCACAACgtaacaaaaaaaaattccGCTAAAATTGCCCCCATCTGCTCCCCCTAGACTCCCCGCATCGAAACCaaaaaacagcaaaacaaaTAAAAGTAGAAAAAGCAAATTAGgtagagaaaaaaaaggatgtCGTCGGAGTCTGTGAGTTTGTACGTGCATGTACACATCGGATATCCGTGAATGCCCCAAATCCCATAACCTTTACACCACGTTGAATGTCTGGCAGAATCTCGTGAAGCGAATAAAAATGCGAATAATGGCTTTTCCCCGGCCACCCTCCTCGTTTTATTTCGGAGCAGGAGGCGTAGGCGGCTCCAACACATGCGTGTGATCATCAGCATTAACCACCTGCCCCGGTCCAACCTGCCGACAAATAACTGTATCCGACACCCAAGGGTCCTCCAAAATCTCGCTCATCTGAGCGCGCGTTTTTGGGTTGAGATCGAGCATGCGCCCAATGACATGCCGGCTTTCCCTGGGCAACAGTCGAAGGATACGCCACGGGCCGCGGATGACTTCCTTCTTTTCGCCGCCGTCTTGGCCAGACGGCCGcttctcctcgctcttgGACTTTTCAGGCGCAGGTTGTCCTTCGACAAAAGCTCTCTCAGGCGTGTTGTTCAAAGCGGTCATGGATGCGGATGGTGGAAGAATGAGCTTCTTCGGGTCGTGACCAGGCGTTGGATCGGCAGCAAAGAGCTTGAACGAGCTATCGGTAAGACGGGGAAGCTTCCAGGGGAAGCGTCTGAGCGTCATGCAGCAGTAGATGATGGCCAACGACCAGATATCCACCGCTTGTGGGTCGTACTTCTTTTCGTCGTAGACCTCAGGCGCAAGATATGGATCTGAGCCGACGATACCTGTACATCAACCAGTCAGTAAACTGCCGCATggcaacaccatctccaggaagaaaaaaaaaaaaaactcaccagAAGCAAGAACAGTGCTCGTCTCAAAAGGATACTTGAAGACGTGGGCACTACCAAAATCGATTATCTTCATGATCCCCCGCTCGCTCACCACCACGTTGTCAAGCTTCAAATCCCGATGCGCCAGCCCCATGCTGTGAAGATACGTAACACCGCTCAGAATCTGCAAGAAGCAGCAAGTGACTTCTTCTctcgccatcttccccgTCATGACAATGGCAAACAGGTCAAACGGCGCGTATTCCATCACCTCGTACCACTTGCCTTTCTCCTGGACAATGTCAAGCGTCTCAATGATGTTGCCGTGGTGCAGAGAAGACCCCATGCAGTACTCGGCCGTCAATTTCTTGACGTATTCCCTCTCCGTCTCATATGAGTGGCGGGGTCTGAACTCCTTGACGGCAAACACGGTGCTATCCTCGGCGCGCTTCATCAACCGCACAGAACCACCCGCTCCAGCTCCCAACACCTTTCCAAGCTTTCCATACTTGGAAGTGAGACCGTGGTCGTTGTCGAATGGAATCTGACCGCCCTTTGGCGTCTTGATACCAGACCGAACCGAagctgctggtgatgaggtgcGCTTGACCTTGCTGCCTGGCCCCAGCTTGAAGAACCTCTTCAGATCCGCCATGGAGCTATTTCGGCTGTGGATAACGTTGTCGTCGCTGTTGAGGCGCTTGTCTCCGGATATTCTGGGCAGGCTCAGGGTCGATGAACTGGGCGAGGcgttcttgttctttttcctGGTGAACATGAAGCGGGACTCAatttgttttggtgtttgACGCTTGCTCGCGGCGTAGGGGTCATTAGCCTCTCCAGTTGGCGGTGCTTGTCGGGAATAGAACAGCGAGGCAGCGGCTGCGCGGGACGGACTGCTATCGCGAGACGGTGGGACAGAGCTGGCGGGTGAGTTGGAACCACTCCCGGCGCCGAGCGAGAACAACCCCTTTCGGTGGTCACCGAGAGCGGAATGGTCTCTTCCATCTGACGTCGCGGGCCTCCGTGACACCCGCTCTTTTTCGGTCGTTGTAGAATGATGCTGGACGGATAGACGAGCAGGATTGACAGGTGCAGGCTCGTGGAGCGAATCTTGAGGCGTGATGATATCTGGCATGCGTCCCAGGCGATCTTGGTTTCCGGCAGGCTCTCTCTTCAGTCCTGCTTCCACATTATCCGTGCCGGCCGGTGTCAGCGGTGGCGTATGCATTTCTGGACTCCTCCTCGTATGACTGCTTGCTTTTAGGTGCGGTGAGCCCTGGTGGCTCGCCGAACTTCTTGTTGCTTCCCGGCTTGGTTCCCGAGAATCATCGTCGCGCGATGCAGTCTAAAGCCGAGATCGATCAAACGTCAGCCCTAAAGTTctaggaaaaaaagagacccTGAAAAGCAAAAGACAAAGTAAGTTCTGAGACCACCCCACAAGGCCTCGGCTAGATATCTGATCCCATACTAGAATCCGCCACAACCAAGACAAAGACACCATCGATCGATAACCAGACCCACACGCCAATAGGCCCGAAAACCTGGAAACCTGGAAACGTCGATACGTACCCTGGATACTGGTAGCGATACTGGCTCGTATGAGAATATGTTCATGCGGCGTTCCTGGAGCGGACAATTCCTCAATCGCTCAGAGAGATCACGTATTTCCTCAGATGTGACCCGTCCGGGCTGTCCGAGTGAGACATTGTCTGTGTTGGCGAGGAGCGATGCATCTTCAGGGGTGATCTCCTGTACCGTCGACTTGAAGCGGACGGCGGGAGAGGATTCGGCAGCGGGTTCGTCTTTTGGGGGAGATATCTCGATTTTTGAGGGCTCTAGATGATGCGTACGACGTCGAAATCAACAAGGTGTGTCCTTTGCTAACAAACAGCGGACTGGAAATCcgtgggggtttggggttgagtgAGGGGCGATCGAAACAGTGCACAGTGAGTGAGTAGGTAGTGTCCCGGTGAGACTCACCTTTGTTCAGGATCTCGTGCTGCCCTTCCGGCGCCGGGGCACTGGAAGCCATGATGGAGATGGTCTAGAAGATAGCGGTTGCGATTGCGATTGCGCCTGCGCGAAGAGGGAAAGCACGATGATAGTTTGCAGGATCCAAAGATGGAGACTGGGGGAAGCAGAGCAATCGGGCCCAGAATCCTAGATGACGGACAAGAGAcggctgctggctggctgcGCCTGAACCGCGGCGGAGCGCCGAGAAGAGAGGTGCGCTATACGCTACGAGGTCGTTGCGACGTGGTGGGGCTCAGCTACTTGTCCGGTACCTGGTTTACAGTAAGACGCGCCACTCAACGTTGGCTGACATCTGCGGGAGGCACGGGTACCCTTCAAGCACCTGAGCATCACCACAAGTTCCCAGGGTTCTCCCAGGTCCTGAGCGAGGGCGGCCATTTCCG
This window of the Podospora pseudoanserina strain CBS 124.78 chromosome 3, whole genome shotgun sequence genome carries:
- the NPR1 gene encoding Nitrogen permease reactivator protein (COG:D; EggNog:ENOG503NVGV), whose protein sequence is MASSAPAPEGQHEILNKEPSKIEISPPKDEPAAESSPAVRFKSTVQEITPEDASLLANTDNVSLGQPGRVTSEEIRDLSERLRNCPLQERRMNIFSYEPVSLPVSRTASRDDDSREPSREATRSSASHQGSPHLKASSHTRRSPEMHTPPLTPAGTDNVEAGLKREPAGNQDRLGRMPDIITPQDSLHEPAPVNPARLSVQHHSTTTEKERVSRRPATSDGRDHSALGDHRKGLFSLGAGSGSNSPASSVPPSRDSSPSRAAAASLFYSRQAPPTGEANDPYAASKRQTPKQIESRFMFTRKKNKNASPSSSTLSLPRISGDKRLNSDDNVIHSRNSSMADLKRFFKLGPGSKVKRTSSPAASVRSGIKTPKGGQIPFDNDHGLTSKYGKLGKVLGAGAGGSVRLMKRAEDSTVFAVKEFRPRHSYETEREYVKKLTAEYCMGSSLHHGNIIETLDIVQEKGKWYEVMEYAPFDLFAIVMTGKMAREEVTCCFLQILSGVTYLHSMGLAHRDLKLDNVVVSERGIMKIIDFGSAHVFKYPFETSTVLASGIVGSDPYLAPEVYDEKKYDPQAVDIWSLAIIYCCMTLRRFPWKLPRLTDSSFKLFAADPTPGHDPKKLILPPSASMTALNNTPERAFVEGQPAPEKSKSEEKRPSGQDGGEKKEVIRGPWRILRLLPRESRHVIGRMLDLNPKTRAQMSEILEDPWVSDTVICRQVGPGQVVNADDHTHVLEPPTPPAPK